AGACTCTTGTTCACAACCCCGTTCTTCGCCGCGTCGGGGGCGCCGCCGGCACTCTTCTAGGCGTGGCGATCTTCGTATTCATCATGCTCCGGGCCATCCCGGGTGACCAGATAACCGCCGGCCTCGGCACGGAAGCTGCCGCCCTGACGCCCTCACAGCAGGCCGCCCTGGAACGGTACTACGGACTGGATCAGCCACTCATCGTTCAGTTCTTCTCCTGGCTGGGAAACCTCTTTACGGGAAACCTTGGTTTTTCCTCGCGGTCGCAGCAGAGCGTCCTGGACCTTACGGTGCGGTCCCTGCCGGTGACCTTTGAATTGGCCGTTCTCGCCATCATTCTTGCGTTGATCATCGGCGTTCCTCTGGGCATGCTCGGGGCCTCCCGCCCTGATTCCCCACGTGACGCTGTATCGCAAGCCGTCAGCCTGGCCGGGCTTTCCGTCCCGGCGTTCCTCCTGGCCACGACCCTGCTGTCGGTCTTCGCAGCGTCATACGGTTTCAATCCCAACGGTCGGGGATTCGCGGCCCTGACAGCGGACCCGCTGCTGAACCTGCAACAGATGCTGTTGCCGTCCATCGTCCTCGGATTCGGAATTGCAGCACCCATCATCAGGACCACCCGCACGGCGGTGCTTGAGATCCGTTCCAACGACTTCATCCGCACCGCGCGCGCCAAGGGGGTTCCGGAAAGGCGGCTGCAGTTCAGGCACGTCCTGCGAAACTCCCTGGTCCCGATCACCACCATGACCGGGCTTCAGTTCGGCTACCTGCTCGGGGGAGCGGTGGTGGTTGAGCAAATTTTTTCCATCCCAGGAATCGGGCGTCAGGTGCTGCTGGGAATCCAGCAGAAGGAATACGCCCTCGTGCA
The nucleotide sequence above comes from Arthrobacter sp. KBS0702. Encoded proteins:
- a CDS encoding ABC transporter permease; amino-acid sequence: MFQTLVHNPVLRRVGGAAGTLLGVAIFVFIMLRAIPGDQITAGLGTEAAALTPSQQAALERYYGLDQPLIVQFFSWLGNLFTGNLGFSSRSQQSVLDLTVRSLPVTFELAVLAIILALIIGVPLGMLGASRPDSPRDAVSQAVSLAGLSVPAFLLATTLLSVFAASYGFNPNGRGFAALTADPLLNLQQMLLPSIVLGFGIAAPIIRTTRTAVLEIRSNDFIRTARAKGVPERRLQFRHVLRNSLVPITTMTGLQFGYLLGGAVVVEQIFSIPGIGRQVLLGIQQKEYALVQSTVLVIALSFVIVNLLTDLLYRVIDPRVRAS